In the Flavobacterium acetivorans genome, one interval contains:
- a CDS encoding AraC family transcriptional regulator — MLSNHVQLIIRKASKESTPILISTVKFESNDWQLHSNYFAIVWVHEGTGMLETDLMKAKYTKNQIFCFNTYQAFSFHPKEKTSASLLLFHANFFCIETYHHQVGCNGILFNNVYDSSQIIIPEIEKLELDMIFSNIRDEIKEEELASNELVFSYLKIFLIKLTRLKSVNGQEEKTVVPSIPEYLKELIVLINENFQKEHQASFYANKLNISVKTLSKATTKHYQKTISGLLHEKLILKSKWELLHTNTPIKAIANNMGFRDEYYFSRFFKKHIGLSPKHFREEEWNIRRGFLSIP; from the coding sequence ATGCTCAGCAATCACGTTCAGCTTATTATTCGAAAAGCATCCAAAGAAAGTACCCCTATTTTAATTTCTACTGTCAAATTTGAAAGTAACGACTGGCAGTTGCATTCCAACTATTTTGCAATTGTATGGGTGCACGAAGGTACAGGTATGCTGGAAACGGATTTAATGAAAGCGAAGTACACTAAAAATCAAATATTTTGTTTCAACACCTATCAAGCGTTTTCTTTCCATCCAAAAGAAAAGACATCCGCATCGCTCCTACTATTTCACGCAAATTTTTTTTGCATCGAAACCTACCACCATCAAGTAGGATGCAACGGAATCCTTTTTAACAACGTATATGATAGCTCCCAGATTATAATTCCTGAAATTGAAAAACTAGAATTGGATATGATTTTCAGCAACATCAGAGACGAAATTAAAGAAGAAGAATTGGCTTCAAACGAATTGGTTTTCTCTTATTTAAAAATATTCCTCATCAAACTCACCCGATTAAAATCAGTAAATGGGCAAGAAGAAAAAACAGTCGTTCCTAGTATTCCTGAATATTTAAAAGAATTAATTGTTTTAATAAATGAAAATTTTCAAAAAGAACATCAAGCTTCTTTCTATGCTAACAAACTAAATATTAGCGTAAAAACATTGAGCAAAGCCACCACAAAGCATTACCAGAAAACCATTTCCGGTCTACTGCATGAAAAACTAATTCTGAAATCCAAATGGGAATTATTACACACTAATACCCCTATAAAAGCCATTGCGAATAATATGGGGTTTAGAGACGAATACTATTTTAGTCGTTTCTTTAAAAAACACATCGGCTTATCACCAAAACACTTTCGCGAAGAAGAATGGAACATTCGAAGAGGATTTTTGTCCATCCCTTAA
- a CDS encoding potassium channel family protein, which translates to MKKILKKLILGNVAKTDPPPFNPLEKRIQNIKAIWNNTHQDDNGLEKLVRLFLSSSQLLFPGIYIKYFAFKKGDEYVDLAVDFYVLLKVFFPLLILINQWQNNVVMLGMMIYVLLETILYIPTLIFASDLFAKPRSYKRAMLLLFLNYIEIIFAYAVLYSCDNYLNKPIEHWFDAIYFSTVTSSSIGYGDFYPATTWGKFLVCTQALLFLFFVILFLNFFSTKIKAKGYFDSDNL; encoded by the coding sequence ATGAAAAAGATCCTAAAAAAACTGATTTTAGGAAATGTGGCAAAAACAGATCCTCCACCATTTAACCCTCTTGAAAAACGGATCCAAAACATCAAAGCAATATGGAATAATACACATCAGGACGATAATGGTCTAGAGAAATTAGTTCGCTTATTTCTTTCCTCTTCTCAATTGCTATTCCCCGGAATCTATATCAAATATTTTGCTTTCAAGAAAGGAGATGAGTACGTAGATTTGGCAGTGGATTTCTATGTGTTACTTAAGGTATTCTTTCCGTTATTGATTTTAATCAACCAATGGCAAAACAATGTTGTTATGCTGGGAATGATGATTTACGTCTTGCTGGAAACCATCTTATACATTCCTACGTTGATTTTTGCTTCAGATTTATTTGCCAAGCCTCGCTCTTATAAAAGAGCCATGTTATTGCTTTTTTTGAATTATATCGAAATCATATTTGCCTATGCTGTCTTGTATTCTTGTGATAATTATTTGAATAAACCTATAGAACACTGGTTTGATGCGATTTATTTTAGCACCGTAACTTCATCCTCTATAGGATATGGTGATTTCTACCCCGCCACCACTTGGGGAAAATTTTTAGTATGTACACAAGCTTTATTGTTTTTATTTTTTGTCATCTTGTTTTTAAATTTTTTCTCTACCAAAATTAAAGCAAAAGGCTATTTTGATTCTGATAATCTGTAA
- a CDS encoding acyltransferase family protein: MIKPLTSLRFFFAFMIFAHHLTFLSKSDLPYFRWIHEYILKEGYIGVSFFFILSGFILAYNYRDSILNKKVSNKNFFIARIARIYPLHLLCLLIAIPLTLQNSVFEFSTWIKQLFFNLTLTQSFIPIKTFYFSFNSPSWSISNELFFYLLFPFLIILISKLKYYKFNKGLLTLFLFLLPLLMLVIPPIHYKSLFYVNPFFRIFDFIIGILLFELYERIKNQQRLIHYNILEISSVLLLVLFFVFHREFPLVLRYSVYYWLPMSLLILIFSFQKGFISNFLSNRILILLGEISFGFYMFHQLILKYFKNLNAAYFHIENEYLIISILFIVSILVSYISFIWFENPVNRYLKNVLKPKAKM, encoded by the coding sequence ATGATTAAACCATTAACTTCATTAAGATTCTTTTTTGCTTTCATGATATTTGCTCATCATCTAACTTTTTTAAGCAAAAGTGATTTGCCTTATTTCAGATGGATACATGAGTATATTCTTAAGGAAGGTTACATTGGAGTTAGCTTTTTCTTCATCCTAAGCGGATTTATTTTAGCCTATAATTACCGAGATTCAATTTTAAATAAGAAAGTTTCGAATAAGAATTTTTTCATTGCCAGAATTGCCAGAATCTATCCGCTTCATTTGTTGTGTTTGTTAATAGCAATCCCGTTGACGTTACAAAATAGTGTTTTTGAGTTTTCAACTTGGATAAAGCAGTTGTTTTTTAATTTAACGCTGACCCAAAGTTTTATCCCAATTAAAACGTTTTATTTTTCTTTCAATTCCCCTTCCTGGAGTATTTCTAATGAGCTTTTTTTCTACCTGCTTTTTCCGTTCTTAATAATTTTAATTTCAAAACTTAAATATTATAAATTCAACAAGGGTTTATTGACTTTGTTTCTTTTTTTATTGCCTTTATTGATGTTAGTGATTCCGCCAATTCATTATAAAAGCCTCTTTTATGTAAATCCTTTTTTTAGAATTTTTGATTTTATCATCGGAATACTGCTTTTTGAATTGTATGAGAGAATAAAAAACCAACAAAGATTGATTCATTACAACATACTGGAAATCTCCTCGGTTTTATTATTAGTGTTGTTTTTTGTTTTTCATAGGGAATTTCCATTGGTATTGCGTTATTCGGTTTATTATTGGTTGCCAATGAGTTTGTTGATATTGATTTTTTCATTTCAAAAAGGATTTATTTCCAATTTTTTATCAAACCGTATATTGATTCTTCTAGGAGAAATAAGTTTTGGTTTTTATATGTTTCATCAATTGATTTTGAAATATTTTAAAAACCTGAATGCGGCATATTTCCATATCGAAAATGAATATTTGATTATTTCTATCCTTTTTATAGTTTCGATATTGGTAAGTTATATCAGTTTTATTTGGTTTGAAAATCCGGTAAATCGATATTTAAAAAATGTTTTAAAGCCCAAGGCTAAAATGTAA
- a CDS encoding DUF3822 family protein, which yields MSTQNTNITEKKYKKLSIQVSLTGLSFCCFDTLNNTITSFREVLFDNFHTGIKIEDLFSNAFREYPELNDSYDDVLIIHNNNLSTFVPAPLFDENFLGSYLQYNTKVFDTDFFAFDEISNYQINSVYIPYVNMNNFFIDKFGVFDYKHANSILVQKLLDASKNIDDKKMMVHFNPNHFEIVVIQNQKLLLFNSFDYKTPEDFIYYVLFTAEQLNLNPENFPLELIGTIDTESDYFKIAYKYIRNVSLIDVEDLRWNNYFSEAENRNHFILFNS from the coding sequence ATGTCTACACAAAACACGAATATTACCGAAAAGAAATATAAAAAACTCTCCATTCAGGTTTCCTTGACCGGACTGTCTTTTTGTTGTTTTGACACGCTTAATAACACCATTACTTCATTCAGGGAAGTTCTTTTTGACAATTTTCACACAGGAATAAAAATAGAGGATTTGTTTTCGAATGCATTCCGAGAATATCCCGAATTGAATGATTCCTATGATGATGTGCTCATTATACACAACAACAATCTTTCGACCTTTGTTCCCGCTCCTCTTTTTGACGAGAATTTTCTGGGAAGTTATTTGCAGTACAATACCAAGGTTTTTGATACTGATTTTTTTGCATTTGATGAAATCAGCAATTACCAAATCAATTCGGTTTACATTCCTTATGTCAATATGAATAATTTTTTTATTGACAAATTTGGTGTTTTCGATTACAAACATGCCAACAGTATTTTGGTTCAGAAGTTATTGGATGCCTCCAAAAACATCGATGACAAAAAAATGATGGTACATTTTAATCCAAATCATTTTGAAATTGTGGTAATCCAGAATCAAAAGTTATTGTTATTCAACTCGTTTGATTACAAAACACCCGAAGACTTTATTTATTACGTTTTGTTTACCGCCGAACAATTGAACTTGAATCCCGAGAATTTTCCACTGGAATTAATAGGGACGATTGATACCGAAAGCGATTATTTTAAAATAGCCTACAAATACATCCGAAACGTCTCCTTAATTGACGTGGAAGATTTACGATGGAACAATTATTTTTCTGAGGCCGAAAACAGAAATCATTTTATACTTTTCAACTCATGA
- a CDS encoding RsmD family RNA methyltransferase: MRIISGKYKGRRINPPKGLPVRPTTDMSKEALFNVLNNHFNFEGLKVLDLFSGTGNISYEFASRGSTPITSVDGDFGCVKFIKQVAAEYDFNIAATKSDVFSYLQKCKTSYDIIFADPPYGLDQATFEKIILLVFEKELLNQDGMMVIEHSKYTKMDKMPNFSFQKSYGGSIFSFFEFESDSDPDSDEEDEEDTDEEE; this comes from the coding sequence ATGAGAATCATTTCAGGAAAATACAAAGGCAGACGCATTAATCCCCCAAAAGGATTACCCGTTCGCCCAACAACCGATATGTCTAAAGAAGCATTATTCAATGTTTTGAACAACCATTTTAATTTTGAAGGATTAAAAGTTTTGGACTTGTTCTCCGGAACAGGAAATATCAGTTATGAATTTGCCTCCAGAGGAAGCACGCCAATCACATCCGTTGATGGTGATTTTGGCTGTGTGAAATTCATCAAGCAAGTTGCAGCCGAATATGATTTTAATATTGCAGCAACTAAAAGCGATGTTTTTTCTTATTTGCAAAAATGCAAAACATCTTACGATATTATTTTTGCTGATCCGCCTTATGGATTAGACCAAGCTACTTTTGAAAAAATTATCTTATTGGTTTTTGAAAAAGAATTGCTTAATCAAGACGGAATGATGGTAATTGAACATTCTAAATACACAAAAATGGATAAGATGCCTAATTTCTCTTTCCAGAAAAGCTATGGTGGTTCTATTTTTAGTTTTTTCGAATTTGAATCGGATTCTGATCCTGATTCTGACGAGGAAGATGAAGAAGACACTGACGAAGAAGAATAA
- the kdsB gene encoding 3-deoxy-manno-octulosonate cytidylyltransferase — translation MKIIAVIPARYASTRFPAKLMQDLGGKTVILRTYEAAVSTQLFDDVFVVTDSDLIFDEIVSHGGKAIKSIKEHESGSDRIAEAIESLDVDIVVNVQGDEPFINEEPLEKLIETFRRDSTKSVDLASLMREIKDEDEINNPNNVKVVVDQNGFALYFSRSVIPYPREKNVGVRYMQHIGIYAFRKQALSDFYSLPMKSLEASEKLEQLRYLEFGKRIKMIETTHVGIGIDTPEDLEKARMML, via the coding sequence ATGAAAATAATAGCCGTCATTCCAGCCCGTTACGCCTCTACGAGATTTCCTGCTAAATTAATGCAGGATTTAGGTGGTAAAACCGTGATTTTAAGAACCTATGAAGCCGCAGTGAGCACCCAACTTTTTGATGATGTTTTTGTGGTGACCGATTCGGATTTAATTTTTGACGAAATCGTTTCTCACGGCGGTAAAGCCATCAAGAGTATCAAAGAACATGAGTCGGGGAGCGATCGAATTGCTGAAGCCATCGAAAGTCTAGATGTAGATATTGTTGTCAATGTACAAGGAGATGAGCCTTTTATCAATGAAGAACCTTTAGAGAAATTAATAGAAACTTTCCGAAGAGATTCTACTAAATCCGTTGATTTAGCTTCGTTGATGCGCGAAATCAAAGACGAAGATGAAATCAATAATCCTAATAATGTAAAAGTGGTTGTAGATCAAAACGGCTTTGCGTTGTATTTTTCGCGTTCGGTAATTCCGTATCCAAGAGAGAAAAATGTAGGTGTTCGCTATATGCAACACATCGGGATTTATGCTTTTAGAAAACAGGCTTTGTCTGATTTTTACAGTCTGCCGATGAAATCATTGGAAGCCTCCGAAAAACTGGAACAATTGCGTTATTTAGAATTTGGTAAACGCATCAAAATGATTGAAACGACCCATGTAGGAATCGGGATTGATACGCCTGAAGATTTAGAAAAGGCAAGAATGATGCTTTAA
- a CDS encoding helix-turn-helix domain-containing protein translates to MVNIEDFIKRLEIILDYYGLNASAFADKIGVQRSSLSHLLSGRNKPSLDFILKILDVFPDVDLYWILNGKGAFPKSPEATYEQENKIAEVTNSNIPTPTQSDLIPEDLFTVTSPTTKPEEETAKTKENPNRPIYTNFDEVEKIVFFYKNGTFKIFNPN, encoded by the coding sequence ATGGTAAACATCGAAGATTTCATTAAACGTTTGGAAATTATACTGGATTATTACGGCCTTAACGCCTCTGCATTTGCGGATAAAATTGGGGTACAGCGTTCCAGTTTGTCCCATCTTCTATCAGGCAGGAACAAACCCAGTCTCGATTTTATTCTCAAAATTTTGGATGTTTTTCCGGATGTGGATTTATACTGGATTTTGAATGGCAAAGGAGCTTTTCCAAAAAGTCCCGAGGCAACATACGAACAAGAGAATAAAATAGCCGAAGTTACAAACAGTAATATCCCTACTCCAACACAGTCGGATTTAATTCCAGAGGATTTGTTTACAGTGACCAGTCCTACTACTAAGCCAGAGGAAGAAACAGCAAAAACGAAAGAGAACCCCAATCGTCCTATTTATACTAATTTCGATGAAGTAGAAAAAATTGTGTTTTTTTACAAGAATGGAACTTTTAAGATTTTTAATCCCAATTAA
- the ygiD gene encoding 4,5-DOPA dioxygenase extradiol translates to MNTLNDLHTISGSFSNTEKMPVLFLGHGSPMNAIEENQFVTGFRNLAKKLPQPNAILCISAHWFTKGTKVTAMEMPRTIHDFGGFPQALFDVQYPAEGSPELAIETKKLLLPTEAELDHDWGLDHGAWSVIKHLYPEANVPVIQLSIDYSKPAQFHFELAQKLSALRHKGILIIGSGNIVHNLRLVDYHNFDKDNYGYDWAIEARATVNDYLVDGNFQPLIDFEKQSKALQLAIPTPEHYLPLIYTLGLKEKNEDLSLFNDKLVAGSLSMTSVQIS, encoded by the coding sequence ATGAACACATTAAACGATTTACATACAATTTCAGGTTCTTTTTCGAATACCGAAAAAATGCCCGTATTATTCTTGGGACATGGTAGTCCGATGAATGCCATTGAAGAGAATCAGTTTGTGACGGGTTTTCGTAATCTGGCCAAAAAATTGCCACAGCCCAATGCGATTTTGTGCATTTCGGCACATTGGTTTACCAAAGGAACTAAAGTCACTGCAATGGAAATGCCACGAACGATTCATGATTTTGGTGGTTTTCCGCAAGCCTTGTTCGATGTGCAATATCCCGCCGAGGGTAGTCCCGAATTAGCTATTGAAACAAAGAAATTATTGTTACCAACAGAAGCCGAACTCGATCACGATTGGGGATTAGATCACGGCGCTTGGAGTGTAATTAAGCATTTATATCCCGAAGCCAATGTTCCTGTAATTCAGCTGAGTATTGATTATTCAAAACCGGCGCAATTTCATTTCGAATTAGCGCAAAAATTAAGTGCCTTGCGCCATAAAGGTATTCTGATTATTGGTAGCGGAAATATTGTACATAATTTAAGATTGGTCGATTATCATAATTTTGACAAGGATAATTACGGTTATGATTGGGCAATTGAAGCCAGAGCAACGGTAAATGATTATTTGGTTGACGGAAATTTCCAGCCTTTGATTGATTTCGAAAAACAAAGCAAAGCGCTGCAATTAGCGATTCCTACGCCGGAACATTATCTGCCTTTGATTTACACCCTTGGATTAAAAGAAAAAAACGAAGATTTGAGTTTGTTTAACGATAAACTAGTAGCGGGTTCGCTGAGTATGACTTCGGTGCAGATTTCATGA
- a CDS encoding 1-acyl-sn-glycerol-3-phosphate acyltransferase: MKKQIYKWIFFRLMGWKIVGTIDEDVKKCVMMVMPHTSAHDFYLGIFTRGITGLEMNWVGKKELFRFPLGFYFRYMGGEPLDRSGGLNKVESIAAIFNRKEVFRLAVAPEGTRKKVDQLKTGFYYIALKAKVPIIPVAFDFGKKEVKFGQLLFPSGNIEEDLAILKKHYIGVEGKIPEKGFKD; the protein is encoded by the coding sequence ATGAAGAAACAAATTTACAAATGGATATTTTTCCGCCTTATGGGTTGGAAGATTGTGGGAACGATTGATGAAGATGTCAAGAAATGTGTCATGATGGTGATGCCACATACAAGCGCACATGACTTTTATTTGGGAATTTTTACCAGAGGGATTACTGGATTAGAGATGAATTGGGTGGGCAAAAAAGAATTGTTCCGTTTTCCATTGGGATTTTATTTCAGATACATGGGAGGTGAGCCGCTGGATCGTTCCGGCGGATTGAACAAGGTAGAATCGATTGCAGCAATTTTTAATAGAAAAGAGGTTTTCCGTCTGGCGGTGGCACCCGAAGGAACACGTAAAAAAGTAGACCAACTTAAAACGGGTTTTTATTACATTGCCCTAAAAGCAAAGGTGCCAATTATTCCAGTTGCTTTTGATTTTGGCAAGAAAGAGGTGAAATTTGGGCAGTTGTTATTTCCGTCTGGAAATATCGAAGAAGACTTAGCAATTCTAAAAAAGCATTACATCGGGGTTGAAGGTAAAATTCCCGAAAAAGGATTCAAAGACTAA
- a CDS encoding ketopantoate reductase family protein, with translation MTTRIGVLGLGGVGGYFGGLLAKAYADNDEIEIVFIARGETQKVIAESGLKIISDGNESIVFPNIVSNDPETIGKLDYLICATKTYDIEESLLSLEKCITKNTVILPLYNGVDATERISALYPDNEVLKACVYIVSMIESPGVIKKIGSFEKLFFGSDLAPLSKLNALQTIFKNAAIESYFVDNIEETVWEKFIFISSLASATSYLNQNIGEIINCDSSRAFYVELLNEITMIAAVKGLNLPADIIMQTILKLEKSPQNATSSMHRDLMAGRKLELASLTEFVVNEGLKYEIETPTYQMVLDKLAVDPNSVE, from the coding sequence ATGACAACAAGAATAGGTGTTTTAGGTTTGGGTGGAGTAGGTGGTTATTTTGGCGGACTTTTGGCCAAAGCTTATGCTGATAATGACGAAATTGAAATTGTATTTATTGCCCGAGGCGAAACCCAAAAAGTAATTGCTGAATCGGGTTTGAAAATCATTAGCGATGGTAACGAAAGCATTGTGTTTCCAAACATTGTTTCAAATGATCCTGAAACAATCGGAAAATTAGATTATCTTATCTGTGCCACAAAAACCTATGATATAGAAGAAAGCCTGCTTTCATTGGAAAAATGTATCACAAAAAATACGGTTATTTTACCTTTATATAATGGGGTAGATGCTACCGAAAGAATTAGTGCCCTTTATCCTGATAATGAGGTATTGAAAGCTTGTGTGTATATCGTTTCTATGATTGAAAGCCCAGGAGTTATAAAGAAAATAGGTTCTTTTGAGAAGTTGTTTTTTGGTTCCGACTTAGCACCACTTTCTAAACTGAATGCTCTTCAGACTATTTTTAAGAATGCTGCTATCGAAAGCTATTTTGTAGACAACATCGAAGAAACCGTTTGGGAGAAGTTTATTTTTATTTCGTCATTGGCTTCAGCGACTTCTTATCTAAATCAAAATATTGGGGAAATAATAAACTGTGATTCCAGCAGAGCTTTTTATGTAGAACTTTTGAATGAGATTACCATGATAGCTGCCGTAAAAGGGTTGAATTTGCCGGCCGACATTATTATGCAAACGATTCTAAAACTGGAAAAATCACCTCAAAACGCAACCTCTTCTATGCATAGGGATTTGATGGCAGGCAGAAAATTGGAGCTGGCTTCTTTGACTGAATTTGTGGTGAATGAAGGTTTGAAATACGAAATTGAAACGCCAACTTACCAAATGGTATTGGATAAATTAGCTGTTGATCCTAATTCCGTAGAGTAA
- a CDS encoding spermidine synthase produces MINKILSYLIPINIHTEKSTLNKSIEVTWTNGELVMDSENTNYSYGSLQRILRFGLKHIGFDKINAMENVLVLGVAGGSVIKTLVDEIKFSGKITGVEIEPEIIELANKYFKLNEIPQLDIVIDDAFEFVLKTKEKYDLIIIDIFQDTHMPNFLFESFFINRICFLLKSKGFVLFNTMLLDEKQNLRNSKFISEFSPVDYSIKSIPRVEKHNELIVVEKLV; encoded by the coding sequence ATGATCAATAAAATACTGAGCTACCTCATTCCCATAAACATTCATACTGAAAAATCTACCTTGAACAAATCGATAGAAGTCACTTGGACCAATGGAGAATTAGTAATGGATTCTGAAAACACTAATTATTCCTATGGCAGTTTGCAACGTATTTTAAGATTTGGTTTGAAACATATTGGCTTCGATAAAATCAACGCTATGGAAAATGTTTTGGTTTTAGGTGTTGCCGGCGGAAGCGTGATCAAAACATTGGTGGACGAAATTAAATTTAGCGGAAAGATCACCGGCGTTGAGATTGAGCCAGAAATTATTGAATTAGCAAATAAATATTTCAAGCTGAATGAAATTCCACAGCTTGATATTGTCATAGACGATGCCTTTGAATTTGTATTAAAAACCAAAGAAAAATATGATTTAATAATCATTGATATTTTTCAGGATACGCATATGCCTAATTTTTTATTCGAATCTTTTTTTATCAACCGCATTTGTTTTCTTTTGAAAAGTAAAGGTTTTGTGCTTTTTAACACCATGTTATTGGATGAAAAACAAAATTTGAGGAACTCAAAATTCATATCGGAATTCAGCCCCGTGGATTATTCCATTAAATCAATTCCAAGAGTTGAAAAACACAATGAGTTGATCGTGGTCGAAAAATTGGTTTAA
- a CDS encoding ATP-dependent DNA helicase, with the protein MNSSLFYSLLRKKFPFSPTYNQDIFFQKIAIFLTEAHNDTIFVLKGYAGTGKTTVISTIVNNLLEINKKYVLLAPTGRAAKVIANYSSKPAFTIHKKIYFPKKSSGGGVSFTLQQNKHKNTIFIVDEASMISDTNSDSKLYKNGSLLDDLISYVYSGANCKMILLGDTAQLPPVNLDISPALDIRTLGMNYNKEVDYIELDEVMRQEESSGILHNATELRELLKDSFITDFQFDVRKFKDIVRLTDGYDIQDAINSAYSNYSIEDTAFIVRSNKRANQYNEQIRTKILDKESELSTGDFLMVVKNNYFWLKETDEAGFIANGDIIEVLEIFNIKELYGFKFAKVKIRMVDYPGQIPFETVLLLDTIKSESPSLTYEESNRLYQEVLKDYEGETKYKQFQKVKANEYFNGLQVKFSYAITCHKSQGGQWNTVFIEQPYLKDGIDRDYIRWLYTAMTRAKNKLYLIGFKDENFVE; encoded by the coding sequence ATGAATTCCTCCCTGTTTTATAGTCTTTTACGAAAAAAATTCCCTTTTAGTCCAACGTACAATCAGGATATTTTTTTTCAAAAAATCGCTATTTTTTTAACCGAAGCTCATAATGATACCATTTTTGTTCTAAAAGGATATGCCGGAACGGGAAAAACGACCGTGATTTCGACGATTGTAAACAATCTTTTGGAGATTAATAAGAAATATGTTTTGCTGGCGCCTACGGGCCGCGCAGCCAAAGTAATAGCCAATTATTCAAGCAAACCGGCATTTACGATTCATAAAAAAATCTATTTTCCCAAGAAATCTTCGGGCGGAGGGGTTTCTTTTACATTGCAACAAAATAAACACAAAAACACTATTTTTATAGTCGATGAAGCCTCGATGATTTCAGACACAAATTCGGATTCTAAACTGTATAAAAATGGCTCTTTGCTTGACGATTTGATTTCCTATGTCTATTCGGGAGCCAATTGTAAGATGATTCTACTGGGTGATACGGCGCAATTGCCGCCCGTGAATCTGGATATTAGTCCCGCTTTGGATATTCGTACTTTGGGGATGAATTACAACAAAGAAGTTGATTATATTGAACTCGATGAAGTAATGCGTCAGGAAGAAAGTTCCGGAATTTTGCACAATGCAACGGAACTTCGGGAATTATTGAAGGATTCTTTTATCACCGATTTTCAATTCGATGTTCGGAAATTTAAAGACATCGTTCGATTAACGGATGGTTACGATATTCAGGATGCGATTAATTCGGCTTACAGTAATTACAGTATCGAAGACACCGCTTTTATTGTTCGTTCAAATAAAAGGGCAAATCAATACAATGAACAAATTAGAACCAAAATCCTCGATAAAGAAAGTGAATTGTCTACAGGCGATTTCCTGATGGTGGTTAAGAACAATTATTTTTGGTTAAAAGAAACTGACGAAGCCGGATTTATTGCCAATGGTGACATTATTGAGGTTTTGGAGATTTTCAATATCAAAGAATTGTACGGTTTTAAATTTGCCAAAGTAAAAATTCGAATGGTCGATTATCCAGGCCAGATTCCATTTGAAACGGTGTTGTTGTTGGACACCATAAAAAGCGAATCGCCGTCTTTGACTTATGAAGAATCCAATAGATTGTATCAGGAAGTGCTGAAAGATTATGAGGGAGAAACCAAATACAAGCAATTTCAGAAAGTAAAAGCCAACGAATATTTCAATGGTTTACAGGTTAAATTTTCGTATGCAATAACCTGTCATAAGTCGCAAGGTGGTCAGTGGAATACGGTTTTTATAGAGCAGCCTTACTTGAAAGACGGCATCGACAGAGATTATATCCGCTGGTTGTACACGGCGATGACCCGAGCCAAAAATAAGTTATATTTGATAGGTTTTAAAGATGAAAATTTTGTGGAATGA
- a CDS encoding DUF417 family protein — protein MEQLFKYVAKLQETGIHLTRLGLIIVLVWIGGLKAFRYEAAGIVPFVANSPLMSFFYNYDAPEYKTHMNKEGEYKAENVEWHEANNTYTFSYGLGAVIVGIGILIALYPVAPKLSAIGSFLAFGMSFVTLSFLITTPETWVPDLGDNEHGFPYLSGAGRLVIKDVIMLGAALVTMSQAARKYLELKNK, from the coding sequence ATGGAACAATTATTCAAATATGTTGCAAAATTACAGGAAACAGGAATTCATCTAACCCGATTAGGCTTAATCATAGTATTGGTTTGGATTGGCGGGCTAAAAGCATTTCGTTATGAAGCTGCCGGTATTGTTCCTTTTGTAGCCAATAGTCCTCTTATGAGTTTTTTTTACAATTATGATGCTCCCGAGTACAAAACTCACATGAATAAAGAAGGCGAATACAAAGCAGAGAATGTTGAATGGCATGAAGCCAATAATACTTACACTTTTTCTTACGGTTTGGGTGCGGTAATTGTTGGAATCGGAATTCTGATTGCGCTTTATCCCGTTGCTCCAAAATTATCAGCAATAGGAAGCTTTTTAGCTTTTGGAATGTCATTTGTAACGCTTTCCTTTTTAATCACCACTCCTGAAACCTGGGTTCCCGATTTAGGCGACAATGAACATGGATTTCCCTATCTTAGTGGAGCCGGACGACTAGTCATCAAAGATGTTATTATGCTGGGAGCGGCCTTAGTGACGATGAGTCAGGCAGCAAGAAAATATTTGGAGCTGAAAAATAAATAA